The Labilibaculum sp. sequence GTACGGGTAGGTGAAAAAGGGGAACGTATCCCTTTGACCATTGCTGGTGCTGATGTTTCCAGGGGAACCATTACCATTATCGTTCAGAAAATGGGCGTGTCATCTATTAAGCTGTGTCAGCTTGAAGTTGGAGATTATGTAACCGATTTGGTAGGCCCGCTGGGTAAACCAACCGAAATACATAAGGTTGGCACGGTGCTTTGCTGCGGTGGCGGTGTTGGTGTTGCACCACTGCTTCCAATTGTTGAAGGATACAAAAAAGCGGGTAATCGTGTCATTACTGTTATTGCAGCAAGATCAAAAGATCTGTTGATTCTGGAGGAAGAAATGCGCAAACATTCTGATGAGCTGATCGTGATGACTGACGACGGATCGCATGGAAGAAAAGGTTTGGTTACTGAAGGTATGGAAGAGGTTATTAAGCGTGAAAAAGTGGATGAGTGTATCACCATTGGTCCTGCTGTAATGATGAAATTCTGTTCTTTGCTGACCAAGAAATATGAAATTCCTACTATGGCGAGTTTGAATAGTATTATGGTTGACGGAACCGGTATGTGCGGAGCATGCAGAGTTACCGTTGATGGTAAAACTAAATTTACTTGCGTAGATGGACCTGAGTTTGATGCGCATAAAATTGATTTTGACGAAATGATGTCGAGATTAGGAGGTTACAAGGAAGAAGAAAATGACAAAATGGATCATTTTCAAAATTAATCAACTAAAGACAAAACAGGACAATGGAAAGGTCTGAAGAATATATAAAAAACGAGCGTAAACAAGAGTGGAGAGTCGAACTTCAAAAACTGACAAAAGCCAAAGATCGTATGGCGATTGAAAGGGTGGAGATGACAGAAATGGCTCCTGAAGAGCGAATTAAATCTCAGCGCGTTGAGGTGAATGTAGGTCTGACTAAAGAGCAGGCAATGTTAGAGGCAACACGTTGTATGGATTGCGTAAATCCAACTTGTATGGAAGGCTGTCCGGTAAGTATCAATATTCCCAAATTTATTAAAAATATTGAACGCGGAAACATTTTGGAGGCAGCAGCGGTTTTAAAAGAAACCAGTGCGTTACCAGCTGTTTGTGGTCGTGTTTGCCCGCAGGAAGTTCAATGTGAAC is a genomic window containing:
- a CDS encoding sulfide/dihydroorotate dehydrogenase-like FAD/NAD-binding protein, with product MNKIVEKENFSEKVVKIVVEAPLIAKARKPGNFVIVRVGEKGERIPLTIAGADVSRGTITIIVQKMGVSSIKLCQLEVGDYVTDLVGPLGKPTEIHKVGTVLCCGGGVGVAPLLPIVEGYKKAGNRVITVIAARSKDLLILEEEMRKHSDELIVMTDDGSHGRKGLVTEGMEEVIKREKVDECITIGPAVMMKFCSLLTKKYEIPTMASLNSIMVDGTGMCGACRVTVDGKTKFTCVDGPEFDAHKIDFDEMMSRLGGYKEEENDKMDHFQN